In Mus musculus strain C57BL/6J chromosome 9, GRCm38.p6 C57BL/6J, one genomic interval encodes:
- the Lactb gene encoding serine beta-lactamase-like protein LACTB, mitochondrial isoform X1, giving the protein MYRLLSSVTARAAATAGPAWDGGRRGAHRRPGLPVLGLGWAGGLGLGLGLALGAKLVVGLRGAVPIQSPADPEASGTTELSHEQALSPGSPHTPAPPAARGFSRAIESSRDLLHRIKDEVGAPGIVVGVSVDGKEVWSEGLGYADVENRVPCKPETVMRIASISKSLTMVALAKLWEAGKLDLDLPVQHYVPEFPEKEYEGEKVSVTTRLLISHLSGIRHYEKDIKKVKEEKAYKALKMVKGTPPPSDQEKELKEKGGKNNEKSDAPKAKVEQDSEARCRSAKPGKKKNDFEQGELYLKEKFENSIESLRLFKNDPLFFKPDFTCTIKRNVLSTHLTWITPINGLVVDFCPQWVTS; this is encoded by the exons ATGTACCGGCTCCTGTCAAGCGTGACAGCTCGGGCTGCGGCCACCGCAGGCCCAGCCTGGGACGGAGGGCGGCGCGGGGCGCACAGGCGACCGGGCCTGCCTGTGCTGGGCCTTGGTTGGGCCGGCGGCCTGGGGCTCGGGCTGGGGCTGGCTCTCGGCGCGAAGCTGGTGGTCGGGCTGCGGGGCGCCGTCCCCATTCAGTCCCCCGCGGACCCCGAGGCGTCCGGCACTACCGAGTTATCGCACGAGCAGGCCCTGAGCCCGGGGAGCCCGCACACGCCTGCGCCGCCAGCAGCCAGGGGCTTCTCCAGAGCCATCGAGAGCAGCCGCGATCTGCTACACCGGATCAAG gaTGAGGTTGGTGCCCCCGGCATCGTGGTTGGAGTTTCTGTAGATGGAAAAGAAGTCTGGTCAGAAG gTTTAGGCTATGCAGACGTGGAGAACCGCGTACCCTGTAAGCCAGAAACGGTCATGAGAATCGCAAGCATCAGCAAAAGCCTCACCATGGTGGCTCTGGCTAAACTGTGGGAAGCAGGGAAGCTGGATCTGGACCTTCCTGTGCAGCACTATGTTCCCGAGTTCCCAGAAAAAGAATACGAGGGTGAAAAG gtTTCTGTCACAACAAGATTACTAATTTCGCATTTAAGTGGAATTCGTCATTATGAAAAGGACataaagaaagtgaaagaagagaaagctTATAAAGCCCTGAAGATGGTGAAAGGGACCCCGCCACCATCTGACCAAGAaaaagaactgaaagaaaagggAGGCAAAAACAACGAAAAGAGCGACGCACCGAAAGCCAAAGTCGAGCAGGACAGCGAAGCCAGATGCCGCAGCGCGAAGCCAGGCAAGAAAAAGAATGACTTCGAACAAGGCGAATTGTATTTGAAAGAAAAGTTTGAAAATTCAATTGAATCACTAAGATTATTTAAAAATGACCCTTTATTCTTTAAACCTG ATTTTACGTGTACAATAAAAAGAAACGTCTTGTCAACACACCTTACGTGGATAACTCCTATAAATGGGCTGGTGGTGGATTTCTGTCCACAGTGGGTGACCTCCTGA
- the Lactb gene encoding serine beta-lactamase-like protein LACTB, mitochondrial precursor, translating into MYRLLSSVTARAAATAGPAWDGGRRGAHRRPGLPVLGLGWAGGLGLGLGLALGAKLVVGLRGAVPIQSPADPEASGTTELSHEQALSPGSPHTPAPPAARGFSRAIESSRDLLHRIKDEVGAPGIVVGVSVDGKEVWSEGLGYADVENRVPCKPETVMRIASISKSLTMVALAKLWEAGKLDLDLPVQHYVPEFPEKEYEGEKVSVTTRLLISHLSGIRHYEKDIKKVKEEKAYKALKMVKGTPPPSDQEKELKEKGGKNNEKSDAPKAKVEQDSEARCRSAKPGKKKNDFEQGELYLKEKFENSIESLRLFKNDPLFFKPGSQFLYSTFGYTLLAAIVERASGYKYLDYMQKIFHDLDMLTTVQEENEPVIYNRARFYVYNKKKRLVNTPYVDNSYKWAGGGFLSTVGDLLKFGNAMLYGYQVGQFKNSNENLLPGYLKPETMVMMWTPVPNTEMSWDKEGKYAMAWGVVEKKQTYGSCRKQRHYASHTGGAVGASSVLLVLPEELDSEAVNNKVPPRGIIVSIICNMQSVGLNSTALKIALEFDKDRAD; encoded by the exons ATGTACCGGCTCCTGTCAAGCGTGACAGCTCGGGCTGCGGCCACCGCAGGCCCAGCCTGGGACGGAGGGCGGCGCGGGGCGCACAGGCGACCGGGCCTGCCTGTGCTGGGCCTTGGTTGGGCCGGCGGCCTGGGGCTCGGGCTGGGGCTGGCTCTCGGCGCGAAGCTGGTGGTCGGGCTGCGGGGCGCCGTCCCCATTCAGTCCCCCGCGGACCCCGAGGCGTCCGGCACTACCGAGTTATCGCACGAGCAGGCCCTGAGCCCGGGGAGCCCGCACACGCCTGCGCCGCCAGCAGCCAGGGGCTTCTCCAGAGCCATCGAGAGCAGCCGCGATCTGCTACACCGGATCAAG gaTGAGGTTGGTGCCCCCGGCATCGTGGTTGGAGTTTCTGTAGATGGAAAAGAAGTCTGGTCAGAAG gTTTAGGCTATGCAGACGTGGAGAACCGCGTACCCTGTAAGCCAGAAACGGTCATGAGAATCGCAAGCATCAGCAAAAGCCTCACCATGGTGGCTCTGGCTAAACTGTGGGAAGCAGGGAAGCTGGATCTGGACCTTCCTGTGCAGCACTATGTTCCCGAGTTCCCAGAAAAAGAATACGAGGGTGAAAAG gtTTCTGTCACAACAAGATTACTAATTTCGCATTTAAGTGGAATTCGTCATTATGAAAAGGACataaagaaagtgaaagaagagaaagctTATAAAGCCCTGAAGATGGTGAAAGGGACCCCGCCACCATCTGACCAAGAaaaagaactgaaagaaaagggAGGCAAAAACAACGAAAAGAGCGACGCACCGAAAGCCAAAGTCGAGCAGGACAGCGAAGCCAGATGCCGCAGCGCGAAGCCAGGCAAGAAAAAGAATGACTTCGAACAAGGCGAATTGTATTTGAAAGAAAAGTTTGAAAATTCAATTGAATCACTAAGATTATTTAAAAATGACCCTTTATTCTTTAAACCTG GTAGTCAGTTTTTGTATTCAACGTTTGGCTATACTCTGCTGGCAGCCATAGTAGAAAGAGCTTCAGGATATAAATATTTGGATTATATGCAGAAAATTTTCCATGATTTGGACATGCTGACAACTGTCCAGGAGGAAAACGAGCCAGTGATTTACAACAGAGCAAG ATTTTACGTGTACAATAAAAAGAAACGTCTTGTCAACACACCTTACGTGGATAACTCCTATAAATGGGCTGGTGGTGGATTTCTGTCCACAGTGGGTGACCTCCTGAAATTTGGAAACGCAATGCTGTATGGCTACCAAGTTGGGCAGTttaagaactcaaatgaaaatcTCTTGCCTGGATATCTCAAGCCAGAAACAATGGTGATGATGTGGACCCCAGTCCCTAACACAGAGATGTCCTGGGATAAAGAGGGGAAATATGCAATGGCGTGGGGTGTGGTAGAGAAGAAGCAAACGTACGGATCCTGCAGGAAGCAGCGGCACTACGCCTCACATACTGGAGGTGCTGTGGGTGCCAGTAGTGTCCTGCTGGTCCTTCCTGAAGAACTGGACTCAGAGGCCGTAAATAACAAGGTTCCCCCACGAGGAATAATCGTCTCTATCATATGCAACATGCAGTCTGTGGGGCTCAATAGCACTGCTTTGAAGATCGCTCTGGAATTTGATAAAGACAGAGCTGACTAA